In a genomic window of Variovorax paradoxus:
- the cysC gene encoding adenylyl-sulfate kinase, translated as MKRDDLDFGPGVLALPGHPGGPSCVMWMTGLSGAGKSTLAQGLRARLQGEQVASVILDGDEVRGGLSRGLGFSQEDRSENIRRMAEVARLLSRQGMLVIVAAITPLQAQRAMAREIVGEAFREIHVHAPFALCEQRDVKGLYARARRNEIAAFTGISDSYEPPVAPDLVIDTSACRLADAVEALLLAFGTAPRPVVAPLGARA; from the coding sequence ATGAAGCGCGACGACCTTGACTTCGGACCTGGCGTCCTGGCACTGCCGGGGCATCCCGGCGGTCCATCATGCGTCATGTGGATGACCGGGCTCTCCGGCGCGGGCAAATCCACCCTCGCGCAGGGCCTGCGGGCCCGGTTGCAGGGCGAGCAGGTGGCCAGCGTCATTCTCGACGGCGACGAGGTGCGCGGCGGCCTGAGCCGCGGACTGGGGTTCAGCCAGGAAGACCGGAGCGAGAACATCCGCCGCATGGCCGAAGTCGCCCGGCTGCTGAGCCGGCAGGGCATGCTGGTGATCGTCGCGGCCATCACGCCGCTGCAGGCGCAGCGCGCGATGGCGCGCGAGATCGTCGGCGAGGCCTTCCGCGAGATCCACGTGCATGCGCCGTTCGCCCTGTGCGAGCAGCGCGACGTCAAGGGGCTCTATGCCCGGGCGCGCCGCAACGAGATCGCGGCCTTCACCGGCATCTCCGACAGCTACGAGCCGCCCGTCGCGCCCGACCTGGTCATCGACACCTCGGCCTGCCGCCTGGCCGACGCCGTGGAGGCGTTGCTGCTGGCCTTCGGCACGGCGCCGCGGCCGGTCGTCGCCCCACTGGGCGCCCGCGCATGA
- a CDS encoding amidohydrolase family protein: MLDLLVTNATLPDGRTGMSIAVQDGRIAEVTAGLAAPAHDTLDAAGQLVAPHFVDPHFHMDATLSYGLPRVNQSGTLLEGIALWGELKPLLTADALIERALAYCDWAVAKGLLAVRSHVDTSDASLLAVDALLEVKRRVAPYLDLQLVAFPQDGALRIPGGLENIERALDKGVDVVGGIPHFERTMADGATSVKRLCEIAAERGKLVDMHCDESDDPLSRHIETLAFETQRLGLQGRVTGSHCTSMHSMDNYYVSKLLPLIAEAGVSVVSNPLINITLQGRHDSYPKRRGMTRVPELLAAGVNVAFGHDCVMDPWYGMGSGDMLEVAHMGLHVAQMTSQAGIHQCFEAVTTNAARVMHLENYGLEAGRDASFVLLQARDPVEAIRLRATRLKVFRKGRLLAETPAATALLHLPGRGDATSWSLPKA, from the coding sequence ATGCTCGACCTCCTCGTCACCAACGCCACCCTCCCCGACGGCCGCACCGGCATGTCGATCGCCGTGCAGGACGGCCGCATCGCCGAAGTCACGGCCGGCCTGGCCGCGCCGGCGCACGACACGCTCGATGCCGCCGGCCAGCTGGTCGCGCCGCATTTCGTCGACCCGCATTTCCACATGGACGCCACGCTGAGCTACGGCCTGCCGCGCGTCAACCAGAGCGGCACGCTGCTCGAGGGCATCGCGCTGTGGGGCGAGCTCAAGCCGCTCCTGACGGCCGACGCGCTGATCGAGCGCGCGCTGGCCTATTGCGACTGGGCCGTGGCCAAGGGGCTGCTCGCGGTGCGCTCGCATGTCGACACCAGCGATGCCAGCCTGCTGGCGGTCGATGCGCTGCTCGAGGTCAAGCGCCGCGTGGCGCCGTACCTCGACCTGCAGCTGGTGGCCTTCCCGCAGGACGGCGCGCTGCGCATCCCGGGCGGGCTCGAGAACATCGAGCGCGCGCTCGACAAGGGCGTGGACGTGGTCGGCGGCATCCCGCACTTCGAGCGCACCATGGCCGACGGCGCGACCAGCGTGAAGCGGCTGTGCGAGATCGCGGCCGAGCGCGGCAAGCTGGTCGACATGCACTGCGACGAATCCGACGACCCGCTCTCGCGCCACATCGAGACCCTGGCCTTCGAGACGCAGCGCCTGGGCCTGCAGGGCCGGGTCACGGGCTCGCACTGCACCTCGATGCACTCGATGGACAACTACTACGTGAGCAAGCTGCTGCCGCTGATCGCCGAGGCCGGCGTGAGCGTGGTCTCGAACCCGCTGATCAACATCACGCTGCAGGGCCGCCACGACAGCTACCCCAAGCGCCGCGGCATGACGCGCGTGCCCGAGCTGCTGGCCGCCGGCGTCAACGTCGCCTTCGGCCACGACTGCGTGATGGACCCCTGGTACGGCATGGGCTCGGGCGACATGCTCGAGGTGGCGCACATGGGCCTGCACGTGGCGCAGATGACCAGCCAGGCCGGCATCCACCAGTGCTTCGAGGCGGTGACCACCAACGCCGCGCGCGTGATGCACCTCGAGAACTACGGCCTCGAGGCCGGCCGCGATGCGAGCTTCGTGCTGCTGCAAGCGCGCGATCCGGTCGAGGCGATCCGGCTGCGCGCCACGCGCCTGAAGGTGTTCCGCAAGGGCCGGTTGCTGGCCGAGACGCCGGCGGCGACGGCCTTGCTGCATCTGCCGGGACGCGGCGATGCGACGAGCTGGAGCCTGCCGAAGGCCTGA
- a CDS encoding alpha/beta hydrolase: MKRLLPFGFALLLAAVGAATLPAAAQPEAAAAAPVAGVRRIADLPYGPDPRQRMDVYLPANARTAPVLVMVHGGAWMFGDKAAASVVDLKIEHWVREQGFVLVSVGYRFVPQVDVAQQAQDVARALAAVQSQAPSWGGDPSRVVLMGHSAGAHLVALLAASAPLARQQGARPWLGTVALDSAALDTAALMERPHLRFYDRVFGADPAFWRRVSPTEQLAPGTAPLLLVCSTQRRDGSCAQARAFADRVTARGGHAELLPQDLSHGAIDAELGLPSGYTSAVDGFIRSLR, translated from the coding sequence ATGAAACGACTGCTGCCTTTCGGGTTCGCGCTGCTGCTGGCGGCGGTGGGCGCGGCGACGCTGCCGGCGGCCGCGCAACCCGAAGCGGCCGCCGCCGCGCCCGTGGCCGGGGTGCGCCGCATCGCCGACCTGCCCTACGGGCCCGATCCGCGGCAGCGCATGGACGTCTACCTGCCCGCGAACGCCCGCACGGCGCCCGTGCTCGTGATGGTCCACGGCGGTGCCTGGATGTTCGGCGACAAGGCGGCAGCCTCGGTCGTCGACCTCAAGATCGAGCACTGGGTGCGCGAGCAGGGCTTCGTGCTGGTGTCGGTCGGCTACCGCTTCGTGCCGCAGGTCGACGTGGCGCAGCAGGCGCAGGACGTGGCGCGCGCGCTCGCGGCCGTGCAGTCGCAGGCGCCGTCCTGGGGCGGCGATCCGTCCCGCGTGGTGCTCATGGGCCACTCGGCCGGCGCGCACCTGGTCGCGCTGCTGGCGGCCTCCGCGCCGCTGGCGCGGCAACAGGGCGCGCGGCCCTGGCTCGGCACGGTCGCGCTCGACAGCGCCGCGCTCGACACGGCGGCGCTGATGGAGCGGCCCCACCTGCGCTTCTACGACCGCGTGTTCGGCGCCGACCCGGCCTTCTGGCGCCGCGTGTCGCCGACCGAGCAACTCGCGCCGGGCACCGCGCCGCTGCTGCTCGTGTGCTCGACGCAGCGACGCGATGGCTCCTGCGCGCAGGCCCGCGCGTTCGCCGATCGGGTGACCGCGCGCGGTGGCCACGCCGAACTGCTGCCGCAGGACCTGTCGCATGGAGCGATCGATGCGGAACTCGGCCTGCCGAGTGGCTACACCTCGGCGGTGGATGGCTTCATCCGCTCGTTGCGCTAA
- a CDS encoding NAD-dependent protein deacetylase, which yields MARPTYAPRMDATAAALTDFATRHRQLFVLTGAGCSTESGIPDYRDARGEWKRPSPVTYQAFMGEEATRRRYWARSLIGWPTMALARPGAAHHALSRLEVAGRVGLLLTQNVDGLHEAAGSRATIDLHGRIDTVRCMGCERRMPRAELQRELRARNPRWAALEARAAPDGDADLEGHDFSAFDVPACAHCGGLLKPDVVFFGESVPRERVAAAFAALEAADAVLVAGSSLMVYSGFRFVQAAAAAGKPVAAVNLGRTRADELLALKVERPVGEALAALAEALAPESRTA from the coding sequence ATGGCCCGGCCCACGTATGCTCCCCGCATGGACGCCACCGCCGCCGCGCTCACCGACTTCGCCACGCGCCACCGCCAACTGTTCGTGCTGACCGGCGCGGGCTGCAGCACCGAATCGGGCATCCCCGACTACCGCGATGCACGCGGCGAATGGAAGCGGCCGTCGCCCGTGACCTACCAAGCCTTCATGGGCGAGGAGGCGACACGTCGCCGCTACTGGGCGCGCAGCCTGATCGGCTGGCCGACCATGGCGCTGGCCCGGCCGGGCGCCGCGCACCACGCGCTGTCGCGGCTCGAGGTGGCCGGCCGCGTCGGCCTGCTGCTGACCCAGAACGTCGACGGCCTGCACGAGGCCGCCGGCAGCCGCGCCACCATCGACCTGCACGGGCGCATCGACACCGTGCGCTGCATGGGCTGCGAGCGCCGCATGCCGCGCGCGGAACTGCAGCGCGAACTGCGCGCGCGCAATCCGCGCTGGGCCGCGCTCGAGGCGCGCGCGGCACCCGACGGCGACGCCGATCTCGAGGGCCATGACTTCTCCGCCTTCGACGTGCCGGCCTGCGCGCATTGCGGCGGCCTGCTCAAGCCCGACGTGGTGTTCTTCGGCGAGAGCGTGCCGCGGGAGCGCGTCGCCGCGGCCTTTGCGGCGCTCGAGGCCGCCGATGCGGTGCTGGTGGCGGGCTCGTCGCTGATGGTCTATTCGGGCTTCCGCTTCGTGCAGGCGGCTGCTGCGGCCGGCAAGCCGGTGGCGGCGGTGAACCTCGGGCGCACGCGGGCCGACGAGCTGCTGGCGCTCAAGGTCGAGCGGCCGGTGGGCGAGGCGCTCGCGGCCCTGGCCGAGGCGCTGGCGCCCGAATCGCGCACGGCTTAG
- a CDS encoding cyclic peptide export ABC transporter translates to MPQAQASTTDLFVGPNSLLRRHALGLGVATLAGVGGSAATVALLALINRMLHAEGGLASGLALAFVGLALLTLVGRVLSDALTNRIGQDILRSLRTRLAQRILDAPIDELERFRTHRLTPVLTHDIGMVSGLCLSLPMTVVAATIVLGCLGWLVWLSWQLAALLAVVMAGGIAIHRLALERAIAGFDAAREGEDALHKAWRRLGDAAKELRLSRGRRAQVYQGEILRSVDDIRQASVKAGDAFSFAHEAGSALYFLFIAVVFSAARFWNLSAEALSGFVLALLYLKGPMDQVLGFLPFFARARVALGRVAELTERFESPEPGLADALVGTGARPAFAEAIALSGIRYAFAPAEAEEGAQAAQVAAPFVFGPIDLRIARGEILFIAGDNGSGKTTFLKLLTGLYLPQSGTLTVDGEAVTDASRDTYRQLFSPVLSDFHLFEALPDEPGLASAQRDEIARAGLARLALDGKVAVDDGIFSTIDLSTGQRKRLALVHAWVEARPVMVFDEWAADQDPSFRHQFYTELLPELRARGHTLVVISHDDRYFGVADRVVHFRDGRIAAA, encoded by the coding sequence ATGCCCCAAGCCCAAGCCTCCACCACCGATCTCTTCGTGGGCCCGAACAGCCTGCTGCGCCGCCATGCGCTCGGCCTCGGCGTGGCGACACTGGCCGGCGTCGGCGGCAGCGCCGCCACGGTCGCGCTGCTCGCGCTCATCAACCGCATGCTGCACGCCGAAGGCGGACTGGCTTCGGGCCTGGCGCTGGCCTTCGTCGGCCTCGCGCTGCTCACGCTGGTCGGGCGCGTGCTCTCCGACGCGCTCACCAACCGCATCGGGCAGGACATCCTGCGCAGCCTGCGGACGCGGCTCGCGCAGCGGATCCTCGACGCGCCCATCGACGAGCTCGAGCGCTTCCGCACCCACCGCCTGACACCCGTGCTCACGCACGACATCGGCATGGTGAGCGGCCTGTGCTTGAGCCTGCCGATGACGGTGGTCGCCGCGACCATCGTGCTCGGCTGCCTGGGGTGGCTGGTCTGGCTCTCGTGGCAGCTCGCGGCGCTGCTGGCCGTGGTGATGGCGGGTGGCATCGCGATCCACCGGCTGGCGCTCGAGCGCGCCATCGCGGGCTTCGACGCGGCGCGCGAGGGCGAGGATGCGTTGCACAAAGCCTGGCGGCGGCTCGGCGACGCGGCCAAGGAACTGCGCCTGAGCCGCGGCCGTCGCGCGCAGGTCTACCAGGGCGAGATCCTGCGCAGCGTCGACGACATCCGCCAGGCCAGCGTGAAGGCCGGCGATGCCTTCTCGTTCGCGCACGAGGCCGGCTCGGCGCTGTACTTCCTGTTCATCGCGGTGGTCTTCAGCGCTGCCCGGTTCTGGAACCTGTCGGCCGAGGCGCTCAGCGGCTTCGTGCTGGCGCTGCTCTACCTCAAGGGGCCGATGGACCAGGTGCTGGGCTTCCTGCCGTTCTTCGCGCGGGCACGCGTGGCGCTGGGCCGGGTCGCCGAACTGACCGAACGCTTCGAGAGCCCGGAACCCGGGCTGGCCGATGCGCTCGTCGGCACGGGCGCGCGCCCGGCCTTCGCCGAGGCCATCGCGCTCAGCGGCATCCGTTACGCCTTCGCGCCCGCGGAAGCCGAGGAGGGCGCTCAAGCCGCGCAGGTCGCCGCGCCGTTCGTCTTCGGCCCGATTGACCTGCGCATCGCGCGCGGCGAGATCCTCTTCATCGCGGGCGACAACGGCTCGGGCAAGACCACCTTCCTCAAGCTGCTGACCGGCCTCTACCTGCCGCAGTCCGGCACGCTGACGGTCGATGGCGAGGCGGTGACCGACGCCAGCCGCGACACCTACCGCCAGCTGTTCTCGCCGGTGCTCTCGGATTTCCACCTGTTCGAGGCGCTGCCCGACGAGCCCGGCCTCGCGTCCGCACAGCGCGACGAGATCGCGCGCGCCGGCCTGGCGCGGCTCGCGCTCGATGGCAAGGTGGCGGTCGACGACGGCATCTTCAGCACCATCGACCTCTCGACTGGCCAGCGCAAGCGGCTCGCGCTGGTGCATGCCTGGGTCGAGGCGCGGCCCGTGATGGTGTTCGACGAATGGGCGGCCGACCAGGACCCGAGCTTTCGCCACCAGTTCTATACCGAGCTGCTGCCGGAGCTGCGCGCGAGGGGCCACACGCTGGTGGTCATCTCGCACGACGACCGCTACTTCGGCGTGGCCGACCGCGTCGTGCACTTTCGCGACGGGCGCATCGCGGCCGCTTGA
- a CDS encoding GNAT family N-acetyltransferase has product MLDAYERHPSAFTSTVAERGALPLRFWEERLAPGEDTADVVYGAFDAGGLVGAAGLSFERRERARHKATLFGMSVAESARQAGFGRRLVLALLEHARQRPGLRLVQLTVTEGNDAAQRLYERCGFQPFGVEPLAIALDGQLLGKVHMWCDLLQPGHLQG; this is encoded by the coding sequence ATGCTCGATGCCTACGAGCGGCATCCGAGCGCCTTCACCTCGACTGTGGCCGAGCGCGGCGCCTTGCCGCTGCGCTTCTGGGAGGAGCGGCTGGCGCCAGGCGAGGACACGGCCGACGTGGTCTACGGCGCCTTCGATGCCGGCGGGCTGGTCGGCGCGGCCGGACTGAGCTTCGAGCGGCGCGAGCGCGCGCGGCACAAGGCCACGCTGTTCGGCATGTCGGTGGCCGAATCGGCCCGGCAGGCGGGCTTCGGCCGCCGGCTGGTGCTGGCGCTGCTGGAGCACGCCCGCCAGCGGCCGGGTCTGCGCCTGGTGCAGCTCACCGTGACCGAGGGCAACGATGCCGCGCAGCGGCTCTACGAACGCTGCGGTTTCCAGCCCTTCGGCGTCGAGCCGCTGGCGATCGCGCTCGACGGCCAACTGCTGGGCAAGGTGCACATGTGGTGCGACCTGCTGCAGCCCGGCCACCTGCAAGGCTGA
- the sbcB gene encoding exodeoxyribonuclease I gives MTAQTFLWHDYETFGAVPRRDRPSQFAAIRTDAALNEIGEPLMIYCKPAPDYLPSPEATLITGITPQLCLERGLPEHEFAAQIERAFSQPGTIGVGYNTIRFDDEVTRFLFWRNLIDPYAREWQNECGRWDLLDVVRLTYALRPDGIQWPKKEDGSQSFKLEDLAKANGLLHESAHDALSDVRATIALARLIRNAQPKLFDFAFALHRKDRVASELGLPAVRETAKPFLHVSGMFPAERGCLAVMWPLASHPTNKNELLAWDLAHDPSELRDLDADTVRLRMFTRAAELPEGVVRLPIKGVHLNKSPMVVGNLRTLAAPMAERWGIDLDTALRHAAIARDLPDMSAIWAKVYERPKEDAPDVDEDLYGGFVGNGDRRRLNQLRALSPAELAKDRTGFDDGRLEEIVFRYRARNWPETLSEEEAQRWEEHRVAKLFDGEGGARTVEGLFAEIDALSETVDEQGEELLGALYDYADAIAPSR, from the coding sequence ATGACCGCTCAAACCTTCCTCTGGCACGACTACGAAACCTTCGGCGCCGTGCCGCGCCGCGACCGGCCCTCGCAGTTCGCCGCCATCCGCACCGACGCGGCGCTCAACGAGATCGGCGAGCCGCTGATGATCTATTGCAAGCCCGCGCCCGACTACCTGCCGAGTCCCGAGGCCACGCTGATCACCGGCATCACGCCGCAGCTGTGCCTCGAACGCGGCCTGCCCGAGCACGAGTTCGCGGCGCAGATCGAGCGCGCCTTCTCGCAGCCCGGCACCATCGGCGTGGGCTACAACACCATCCGCTTCGACGACGAGGTCACGCGCTTCCTGTTCTGGCGCAACCTCATCGATCCCTATGCGCGCGAGTGGCAGAACGAGTGCGGCCGCTGGGACCTGCTCGACGTGGTGCGCCTGACCTATGCGCTGCGGCCCGACGGCATCCAGTGGCCGAAGAAGGAGGACGGCAGCCAGAGCTTCAAGCTCGAGGACCTCGCCAAGGCCAACGGCCTGCTGCACGAGTCGGCGCACGATGCGCTGTCGGACGTGCGCGCCACCATCGCGCTGGCACGGCTGATCCGCAACGCGCAGCCCAAGCTGTTCGACTTCGCCTTCGCGCTGCACCGCAAGGACCGCGTGGCCAGCGAGCTCGGCCTGCCGGCGGTGCGCGAGACCGCGAAGCCCTTCCTGCACGTCTCGGGCATGTTCCCGGCCGAGCGCGGCTGCCTGGCCGTGATGTGGCCGCTGGCCAGCCATCCCACCAACAAGAACGAGCTGCTGGCCTGGGACCTCGCGCACGATCCGAGCGAGCTGCGCGACCTCGATGCCGACACCGTGCGCCTGCGCATGTTCACGCGCGCCGCCGAGCTGCCCGAGGGCGTGGTGCGGCTGCCGATCAAGGGCGTGCACCTCAACAAGTCGCCGATGGTGGTGGGCAACCTGCGCACGCTGGCCGCGCCCATGGCCGAGCGCTGGGGCATCGATCTCGACACGGCCCTGCGCCATGCCGCGATCGCGCGCGACCTGCCCGACATGAGCGCAATCTGGGCCAAGGTCTACGAGCGGCCGAAGGAGGACGCGCCCGACGTCGACGAGGACCTCTACGGCGGCTTCGTCGGCAACGGCGACCGGCGCCGGCTCAACCAGCTGCGCGCGCTCTCGCCGGCCGAGCTCGCGAAGGACCGCACCGGCTTCGACGACGGGCGGCTCGAGGAGATCGTGTTCCGCTACCGCGCGCGCAACTGGCCCGAGACGCTGAGCGAGGAAGAGGCGCAGCGCTGGGAAGAACACCGCGTGGCGAAGCTGTTCGACGGCGAGGGCGGCGCCCGCACGGTCGAGGGCCTGTTCGCCGAGATCGATGCGCTGTCGGAGACGGTGGACGAGCAGGGCGAGGAACTGCTGGGCGCGCTCTACGACTATGCCGACGCGATCGCGCCGTCGCGCTGA